In a single window of the Micromonospora sp. WMMD1155 genome:
- a CDS encoding RNA polymerase sigma factor SigF, producing MAATPADDPRRPALRDHVIEAWLPLARHLARRYTGRGAADEDLTQTASVGLIKAVDNFDPSRGIDFTGYAIPTIIGEIKRYFRDRTWAVRVPRRLQELRLSISAANSTLTQTLGRSPTVADIASHLDLSEETVLEGLEGARAYRTTSLSTPIGADGDRELADTLGGDDHEFDLVEIRVALGPALATLPEREREILSLRFHGNLTQAQIADQVGVSQMHVSRLITRSLATLRRHLSDDGVS from the coding sequence ATGGCCGCGACCCCGGCCGACGACCCGCGCCGCCCGGCGCTGCGGGACCACGTCATCGAGGCGTGGTTGCCACTCGCCCGGCACCTGGCCCGCCGCTACACCGGGCGGGGCGCCGCCGACGAGGACCTGACCCAGACCGCTTCGGTCGGGCTCATCAAGGCCGTCGACAACTTCGACCCCAGCCGGGGCATCGACTTCACCGGGTACGCCATCCCCACCATCATCGGCGAGATCAAGCGGTACTTCCGGGACCGCACCTGGGCGGTGCGCGTGCCCCGCCGCCTCCAGGAGCTACGCCTGTCGATCAGCGCGGCGAACAGCACCCTGACCCAGACCCTCGGTCGTTCGCCGACAGTGGCCGACATCGCGTCCCACCTCGACCTCTCCGAGGAGACCGTCCTGGAGGGGCTGGAGGGCGCCCGCGCCTACCGGACCACGTCGCTCTCCACCCCCATCGGGGCCGACGGCGACCGGGAACTCGCGGACACCCTCGGCGGCGACGACCACGAGTTCGACCTCGTCGAGATCCGGGTCGCCCTCGGTCCGGCCCTCGCCACGCTGCCCGAGCGGGAACGCGAGATCCTGAGCCTGCGCTTCCACGGCAACCTGACCCAGGCCCAGATCGCCGACCAGGTCGGCGTCTCGCAGATGCACGTCTCCCGACTGATCACTCGATCGCTGGCCACGCTGCGCCGCCACCTCTCCGACGACGGCGTCTCCTGA
- a CDS encoding sigma-70 family RNA polymerase sigma factor, translating to MSSAGRALPDVGLVVAARQGDQRALDDVVAASLPLVYNIVGRALRGHADVDDVVQETLVRVIRYLPALNDPTAYRSWLVAIAIRQVRDWEQRRRVALNRDAGLDAIHNVPDPASDFAGMTILRLGLTDQRREVAEATRWLDPDDQELLSLWWLEETGEIARNEVADALGLSPGHVAVRIHRMKEQIQSARGVVRALRARPGCPDLQAVAAGWDGTPSPLWRKRLARHIRDCAVCGQLGSTLLPIDRLLAGLPMLPLPAGLSAHLPGTAAPTAAAQVVGPPSSAVAPGTGPTPSADPGGGPSVADLALHRPHGLVPSLAAGVAAAVLAITTAVVILPDDPSAPSWAAPPSAAPTPVAPPSVAPSPSARPTSKAPVAPAVSSARKGVGVWNFAGASQALAASKAGWYYTWSTHHQGISTPRGVTFVPMIRSAENVTAPELARAKAAGPDLLTFNEPDMAEQANMTVEQALDLWPQLMATGSRLGSPAVAVGASDPQGWLDRFMTGAQARGHRVDFITLHWFGGDFATPAAVDQLRQYLQAVYQRYRKPIWLTEFALIRFDGGGARFPAPEQQAAFLTAATAMLGQLSYVQRYAWFGLPATDKDRSGLFSSGSQATAVGRAFQAAR from the coding sequence ATGTCGTCAGCCGGTCGAGCACTACCCGATGTCGGGTTGGTCGTCGCGGCCCGACAGGGCGACCAGCGCGCCCTCGACGACGTCGTCGCGGCCTCGCTCCCGCTGGTCTACAACATCGTCGGGCGTGCGCTGCGCGGTCACGCCGACGTCGACGACGTGGTCCAGGAGACGTTGGTACGGGTCATCCGTTACCTGCCCGCGCTCAACGACCCGACGGCGTACCGATCCTGGCTGGTGGCGATCGCCATCCGTCAGGTGCGCGACTGGGAGCAGCGCCGACGCGTCGCGCTCAACCGTGACGCCGGGCTCGACGCGATCCACAACGTGCCCGACCCCGCTTCCGACTTCGCGGGGATGACCATCCTCCGGCTCGGCCTCACCGACCAGCGACGGGAGGTCGCCGAGGCGACCCGCTGGCTCGACCCGGACGACCAGGAGCTGCTGTCGCTGTGGTGGCTGGAGGAGACCGGCGAGATCGCCCGCAACGAGGTCGCCGACGCTCTCGGGCTCTCACCGGGGCATGTCGCGGTTCGGATCCACCGGATGAAGGAGCAGATCCAGAGCGCCCGAGGCGTCGTACGCGCGCTGCGGGCCCGACCCGGGTGCCCCGACCTGCAGGCTGTGGCCGCCGGGTGGGACGGCACTCCCAGCCCGCTGTGGCGCAAGCGACTGGCCCGACACATCCGCGACTGCGCGGTTTGCGGGCAACTCGGCTCCACGCTCCTGCCGATCGACCGGCTGCTCGCCGGCCTGCCGATGCTGCCGTTGCCGGCGGGCCTCAGCGCCCACCTCCCCGGCACGGCCGCGCCGACCGCCGCCGCGCAGGTCGTCGGGCCCCCGAGCTCGGCTGTCGCACCCGGCACCGGGCCGACCCCGTCCGCCGACCCGGGCGGCGGGCCGAGCGTCGCCGACCTCGCGTTGCACCGGCCCCATGGCCTCGTCCCGTCCCTGGCCGCCGGTGTGGCCGCGGCCGTCCTGGCCATCACCACGGCGGTCGTGATCCTCCCGGACGACCCGTCCGCACCCTCCTGGGCCGCTCCGCCGTCCGCCGCGCCGACACCCGTCGCCCCGCCGAGCGTCGCGCCGTCGCCGAGCGCACGGCCCACGTCGAAGGCGCCGGTGGCCCCGGCGGTCAGCTCCGCCCGCAAGGGCGTCGGGGTGTGGAACTTCGCCGGGGCCAGTCAGGCGTTGGCCGCCTCGAAGGCCGGTTGGTACTACACCTGGAGCACCCACCACCAGGGGATCAGCACTCCGCGAGGTGTCACGTTCGTGCCCATGATCCGTAGTGCGGAGAACGTCACCGCCCCGGAACTGGCGCGGGCGAAGGCGGCGGGGCCGGACCTGCTCACCTTCAACGAGCCGGACATGGCCGAGCAGGCGAACATGACCGTGGAGCAGGCACTCGACCTGTGGCCGCAGCTGATGGCGACGGGCAGCAGGCTGGGCAGCCCGGCGGTCGCCGTCGGCGCGTCCGACCCGCAGGGTTGGCTCGACCGGTTCATGACCGGTGCGCAGGCCCGAGGCCACCGGGTCGACTTCATCACCCTGCACTGGTTCGGTGGCGACTTCGCGACCCCCGCCGCGGTCGACCAGCTGCGGCAGTACCTCCAGGCCGTCTACCAGCGGTACCGGAAGCCGATCTGGCTGACCGAGTTCGCCCTGATCCGCTTCGACGGGGGCGGGGCGCGGTTCCCCGCTCCGGAGCAGCAGGCGGCCTTCCTCACGGCGGCCACCGCCATGCTCGGCCAACTCTCCTACGTGCAGCGCTACGCGTGGTTCGGTCTGCCGGCCACGGACAAGGACCGCTCCGGGTTGTTCAGCAGCGGGAGCCAGGCGACAGCCGTCGGCCGCGCCTTCCAGGCCGCCCGTTGA
- a CDS encoding DUF2855 family protein, whose product MADSWTFAVTRDDLGQTTLVDGAAPVAADGEAVLRVDRVGVTANNVTYAVLGDAMRYWEFFPPASRGLGPQWGLPPLWGFAEVVASTVAGVEVGQRVYGYLPPAGHLLVRPDRVDTSGFRDASPHRAELPSPYNAYRSIGGDPAYQPDQEDLLILFRPLFFTSFMLADQVADNDFYGAESLLVSSASSKTAYAAAFESRGRGPRLVGLTSPGNLAFTRSLGCYDEVVSYDDIDALDVVPTVYLDLSGAPATRAALRRHLGDRLVRDIAVGLTNQTPNADTAEEVFFAPVQMRKRSRDWGRDGLDQRFTEAWRRFTAVVGGWLDVQVGVGPEALREAWLDVLAGRTPPRVGRVVQL is encoded by the coding sequence ATGGCCGATTCCTGGACCTTCGCCGTGACGCGTGACGACCTCGGGCAGACCACGCTCGTCGATGGCGCCGCACCGGTCGCGGCCGACGGCGAGGCGGTGTTGCGGGTGGACCGCGTCGGTGTCACCGCCAACAACGTGACGTACGCGGTGCTCGGCGACGCGATGCGCTACTGGGAGTTCTTCCCGCCGGCCTCGCGAGGGCTCGGGCCGCAGTGGGGCCTGCCACCGCTCTGGGGTTTCGCCGAGGTGGTCGCCTCGACGGTCGCCGGGGTCGAGGTGGGGCAGCGGGTCTACGGATACCTGCCGCCCGCGGGTCACCTGCTGGTGCGTCCCGACCGGGTGGACACCTCCGGCTTCCGCGACGCGAGCCCGCACCGGGCCGAGTTGCCGTCGCCGTACAACGCGTACCGGTCGATCGGCGGTGACCCGGCGTACCAGCCCGACCAGGAGGATCTGCTGATCCTGTTCCGGCCGCTGTTCTTCACCTCGTTCATGCTGGCCGACCAGGTTGCCGACAACGACTTCTACGGCGCCGAATCGCTGCTCGTGTCATCGGCGTCGAGCAAGACGGCGTACGCCGCCGCGTTCGAGTCGCGCGGTCGCGGGCCACGCCTGGTCGGGCTGACGTCGCCCGGCAACCTGGCCTTCACCCGGTCGCTGGGCTGCTACGACGAGGTCGTCTCGTACGACGACATCGACGCTCTCGACGTCGTCCCGACCGTCTACCTCGACCTGTCCGGCGCGCCCGCGACCCGTGCCGCCCTGCGCCGGCACCTCGGCGACCGGCTCGTCCGGGACATCGCCGTCGGGCTCACCAACCAGACCCCGAACGCCGACACCGCCGAGGAGGTGTTCTTCGCGCCGGTCCAGATGCGTAAGCGCAGCCGGGACTGGGGCCGCGACGGGCTCGACCAACGGTTCACCGAGGCGTGGCGACGGTTCACCGCTGTCGTGGGGGGTTGGCTCGACGTCCAGGTGGGGGTGGGCCCGGAGGCGCTCCGGGAGGCGTGGCTCGACGTGCTCGCGGGCCGGACGCCGCCGCGGGTGGGTCGCGTCGTGCAGCTCTGA
- a CDS encoding oxidoreductase, translating to MSENLPGGPLTLADGLTLSRMGYGAMQLAGPRAFGPPRDRERALAVLREAVDLGVRHIDTSDFYGPVVVNELIREALHPYPEDLHLVTKVGARRGDDGSWIPSLDPADLKAQVQENLRHLGLDVLDVVNLRVGMSESTTDAPLGEQFAALAELRQQGLIRHLGLSGVTPNQLTEAQAIAPVVTVQNLYNLANRQDDALVDRCAAENIAFAAFFPLGGFTPLQSDTLSGVAARMGASPQQVALAWLLQRSPTTVLIPGTSSVAHLRENVAAADLELPPDAIEELDAVVA from the coding sequence ATGAGCGAAAACCTTCCCGGCGGCCCGCTGACCCTGGCCGACGGCCTCACCCTGAGCCGGATGGGTTACGGGGCGATGCAGTTGGCCGGCCCCAGGGCCTTCGGTCCGCCCCGTGACCGCGAGCGCGCCCTCGCCGTGCTCCGCGAGGCCGTCGACCTGGGTGTCCGGCACATCGACACCAGCGACTTCTACGGCCCGGTGGTGGTCAACGAGCTGATCCGGGAGGCGCTGCACCCGTACCCCGAAGATCTGCACCTGGTCACCAAGGTCGGCGCGCGGCGCGGCGACGACGGCTCCTGGATCCCGTCGCTGGACCCGGCGGACCTGAAGGCCCAGGTCCAGGAGAATCTCCGACACCTCGGCCTGGATGTCCTCGACGTGGTCAACCTGCGGGTGGGCATGTCGGAGAGCACCACTGACGCGCCCCTCGGTGAGCAGTTCGCCGCGCTGGCGGAGCTGCGGCAGCAGGGCCTGATCCGGCACCTCGGGCTCAGCGGCGTCACGCCGAACCAGCTCACCGAGGCCCAGGCCATCGCGCCCGTGGTCACCGTGCAGAACCTCTACAACCTCGCCAACCGACAGGACGACGCCCTCGTCGACAGGTGCGCGGCGGAGAACATCGCGTTCGCCGCGTTCTTCCCGCTCGGCGGGTTCACGCCGTTGCAGTCCGACACGCTCAGCGGCGTGGCCGCCCGGATGGGCGCCTCACCACAGCAGGTCGCCCTGGCCTGGCTGCTTCAGCGCTCCCCCACCACCGTGCTGATCCCCGGTACGTCGAGCGTGGCGCACCTGCGGGAGAACGTCGCCGCCGCCGATCTCGAACTGCCCCCAGACGCGATCGAGGAGCTGGACGCGGTCGTCGCCTAG
- a CDS encoding MFS transporter has protein sequence MTTTNTTAAPATVRPSVRGSRPVILIAMCLGSMITFLQITATVSALTTIQRDLRIDPTTVIWIPSAYTLVVASMVLSAATLGNRYGRRRMFGAGVIAMIVGSAVVASAPTVAWVIVGQLVAGLGGALILPNSLAILGATFTDPHRRTEVITAWSAASGIGLAIGPLIAGALLRHYQWHSVYLSAIALGVITLVIAAIGVTESRPVAARLDVPGLLLGTVAIAAAVFAMIQGGKDGYTSPVMAVAWMVAAVALVGFVLVELRASAPMLDVRLFRSGSFSAVMVVAAVSLFGFTGVAILLVLFHERAQALSPLDTGWRMLALFGVYAVAAFGAGRLVRRTGFKAPLTAGLVLGALASFGLAAQGPTTPFSQRWPLLALFGAASALVVAPATAAALASVAPAQAGMASGAVNAARQVGSVIGSSLLGTLLTTTMLADLPDRLAAHQVGEPTRTAVQTAVAAGATGDQPLPDPVRSALAEALTAGVQAGLRINGIVFLATAVLALTLIRNRPHEHRGPVS, from the coding sequence CACCGCGACGGTCTCCGCCCTGACGACGATCCAGCGCGACCTACGGATCGACCCCACCACTGTGATCTGGATCCCCAGTGCCTACACGCTGGTCGTGGCGAGCATGGTGCTGTCCGCCGCCACGCTCGGCAACCGCTACGGACGTCGGCGCATGTTCGGTGCCGGCGTCATCGCCATGATCGTCGGTAGTGCCGTGGTGGCCAGTGCCCCCACCGTGGCCTGGGTGATCGTCGGGCAGTTGGTCGCCGGCCTCGGCGGAGCCCTGATCCTGCCCAACAGCCTCGCGATCCTCGGCGCGACCTTCACCGACCCGCACCGTCGTACCGAGGTCATCACCGCGTGGTCGGCGGCCTCCGGCATCGGGCTCGCGATCGGCCCGCTCATCGCCGGTGCGCTGCTGCGGCACTACCAGTGGCACAGCGTCTACCTGTCGGCGATCGCGCTCGGCGTGATCACCCTCGTCATCGCCGCCATCGGGGTGACCGAGTCCCGGCCGGTCGCGGCCCGACTCGACGTACCCGGCCTGCTGCTCGGCACCGTCGCCATCGCCGCAGCCGTCTTCGCGATGATCCAGGGCGGCAAGGACGGTTACACCAGCCCGGTGATGGCGGTCGCCTGGATGGTCGCGGCTGTCGCGCTCGTCGGGTTCGTGCTGGTCGAGTTGCGGGCCAGTGCGCCGATGCTCGACGTACGCCTGTTCCGGTCCGGTTCGTTCAGCGCCGTCATGGTCGTCGCGGCGGTGTCGTTGTTCGGCTTCACCGGCGTGGCGATCCTGCTGGTCCTGTTCCACGAGCGCGCGCAGGCACTCAGCCCACTGGACACCGGCTGGCGGATGCTGGCGCTCTTCGGTGTCTACGCGGTCGCGGCATTCGGCGCGGGGCGGCTGGTCCGCCGCACCGGATTCAAGGCACCCCTCACCGCCGGTCTCGTCCTCGGTGCCCTGGCCAGCTTCGGGCTGGCCGCCCAGGGCCCGACAACCCCGTTCAGCCAGCGTTGGCCGCTGCTCGCGCTGTTCGGCGCGGCCAGCGCCCTGGTGGTGGCCCCGGCCACGGCGGCGGCGTTGGCCAGCGTCGCACCCGCGCAGGCGGGAATGGCCTCCGGCGCGGTCAACGCCGCCCGCCAGGTGGGCTCGGTGATCGGCTCGTCCCTGCTGGGGACGCTGCTCACCACCACGATGCTGGCCGACCTGCCGGACCGGCTCGCCGCTCACCAGGTGGGCGAGCCGACCCGGACGGCGGTGCAGACGGCGGTGGCCGCCGGCGCAACGGGCGATCAGCCGCTTCCCGACCCGGTCCGGTCGGCGCTGGCCGAGGCGCTGACCGCCGGCGTCCAGGCCGGTCTGCGGATCAACGGCATCGTGTTCCTCGCCACCGCCGTGCTCGCACTCACCCTGATCCGCAACCGACCCCACGAGCACCGGGGACCGGTTTCCTGA
- a CDS encoding helix-turn-helix transcriptional regulator has protein sequence MDATNQLGDFLRARREQIRPEDVGLGPGVGLRRVPGLRREEVAMLAGISADYYLRLEQGRERHPSVQVLDALAGVLRLDPEATAYMIGLTRVRSRRAARPAVERVPASILHLLRQLPMPAFVQNRYLDILASNPMARALSPNLAPGANRLRAVFLDQAEQDLFRDWRQAMQSVVGQMRADSAGDADDPRLAALVGELSIKSDCFRRLWARHEVRRREGVVSRLHHPEVGDLDLYCDKLAVAGADGQLLVIYHAEPGTESARSLALLGSIAASTADDAPDSLRPGDPARLHPLE, from the coding sequence ATGGACGCGACCAACCAGCTCGGTGACTTCCTGCGTGCCCGCCGGGAGCAGATTCGACCCGAGGACGTGGGGCTCGGTCCGGGCGTGGGTCTGCGCCGGGTGCCGGGGCTGCGGCGGGAGGAGGTGGCGATGCTGGCGGGCATCAGCGCCGACTACTACCTGCGATTGGAGCAGGGGCGCGAGCGGCATCCCTCGGTGCAGGTCCTCGATGCCCTCGCCGGGGTGCTGCGGTTGGACCCGGAGGCGACCGCGTACATGATCGGGTTGACCCGGGTGCGTTCGCGTCGGGCGGCCCGGCCGGCCGTCGAGCGGGTGCCGGCCAGCATCCTGCACCTGCTGCGGCAGCTCCCCATGCCGGCGTTCGTGCAGAACCGCTACCTCGACATCCTGGCCTCGAACCCGATGGCGAGGGCACTCTCGCCGAATCTCGCCCCGGGGGCCAACCGACTCCGCGCGGTCTTCCTCGACCAGGCCGAGCAGGACCTGTTCCGGGACTGGCGGCAGGCGATGCAGAGCGTGGTGGGGCAGATGCGTGCCGACTCGGCCGGAGATGCCGACGATCCACGGCTGGCGGCGCTGGTGGGGGAGTTGTCGATCAAGAGCGACTGCTTTCGCCGGTTGTGGGCACGTCACGAGGTGCGTCGTCGCGAGGGCGTGGTCAGCCGGCTCCACCATCCGGAGGTGGGTGACCTCGACCTGTACTGCGACAAGCTGGCGGTCGCGGGCGCCGACGGGCAGCTGTTGGTGATCTACCACGCCGAGCCCGGTACGGAGTCCGCCCGCTCGTTGGCTCTGCTCGGCTCGATCGCCGCCAGCACCGCCGACGACGCCCCGGACAGCCTGCGGCCCGGCGATCCGGCCCGCCTCCACCCGCTGGAGTGA
- a CDS encoding DUF305 domain-containing protein, which yields MDQPVPAGRSGAEGRVRRIVGVVATLIATTLAVGVSQGWGRADQTADRSAAVPSTAAPAPAAVTPTAPVVLNGTDDAFIQLLIPMNEGALALIDHLDTRPTTGSDPSLRALLGDVRQAHQAELRDLRGLLAAGNVPESNIHEGHQMPGMVTATSLAELRAAPDAEVPSRAAALLRAHLAQTVVLCRGEQNAGGSPELKALAARIQQARTAELSALDGQPGAPRAD from the coding sequence GTGGACCAACCGGTCCCGGCTGGGCGCTCCGGGGCCGAGGGTCGCGTCCGGCGGATCGTCGGTGTCGTCGCGACACTGATCGCGACGACGCTGGCCGTCGGTGTCAGCCAGGGTTGGGGTCGCGCCGACCAGACGGCAGACCGGTCGGCCGCGGTTCCGTCGACGGCAGCCCCGGCACCCGCCGCCGTGACGCCGACCGCGCCCGTGGTGCTCAACGGCACCGACGACGCCTTCATCCAACTGTTGATCCCGATGAACGAGGGTGCGCTCGCACTGATCGATCACCTCGACACCCGGCCGACGACGGGCTCCGATCCGTCACTGCGGGCGCTGCTCGGCGACGTTCGGCAGGCGCACCAGGCCGAGTTGCGGGATCTGCGCGGGCTCCTGGCCGCAGGCAACGTTCCGGAGTCGAACATCCACGAGGGGCACCAGATGCCCGGCATGGTCACCGCCACCAGCCTCGCCGAGCTGCGCGCCGCGCCCGACGCCGAGGTGCCGTCCCGGGCGGCTGCGCTGTTGCGGGCGCACCTCGCGCAGACAGTGGTCCTGTGCCGGGGCGAGCAGAACGCCGGGGGTAGCCCCGAGCTCAAGGCGCTCGCCGCTCGGATCCAGCAGGCGCGGACCGCCGAGTTGAGCGCGCTGGACGGTCAGCCCGGCGCCCCGCGGGCCGACTGA